The genomic window GAGAATGTTGGTGGCAGTGCTTAGGGAATTCATCAAATTGTCATTTTCCGCAGGTATAGTGTTTATTGTCATTGGATAGCAATACAAGTTCAAGGCTTTAAATTAGACCTGCAAACCTGTTTCTGTTGTGTATTTGTTGTGTTGCAACAGAAAATTATTTTTATATTTTGGATAAAAGCTATGAAAAAATCATTACTCGCGCTCGCTCTGATGGGTGCTTTCTCCGGTGCCGCTTTGGCTCAATCTTCTGTGACTGTCTACGGTGTTGTAGACATGGGCGTGGTACGTGACGACAATGGCACAGCTACTAAGTACTCTTTGGACAGCGGTGTTCAATCAGGCTCCCGTTTGGGCTTCAAAGGTACTGAAGATCTGGGCAATGGCTTGAAAGCTAATTTCGTATTAGAAATGGGTGTAGGCGTTGATACTGGTGCTTCTGAAAAAGGTACTGATTTTGACAAGGCTCAAGGTAAATACGTAAGCAACTCTTCAGCTACATTTGGCCGTCAAGCTTTCGTAGGTTTGTCTGGTGATTTCGGTGCGGTTAACTTCGGTCGTCAAAAATCTTTGACTTATGTTGCTTCTGAGTCTATCGATCCTTTCGGCGCTGGTTTGGCTGGCGACATGAGCCGTTTGTTCTCGACAACAAATCGTTTCAGCAATGCAGCTGTGTACTCTACTCCTAAAATGAGTGGTTTCTCTGCTTCTGCTTTGTATGTTTTCGGCGAAGAAGCTGGTAACAATTCGGCTAAAAGTGTAGGTTCTTTGTCTGGTACTTACAGCGATGGTCCTGTTTTTGCTAGCATCGTTTACGAAAAAGCAAAAGATGGTCAAGATCCAGCAGCTACTATTGCTAACACTGGCGAAAAAACTTTGATCGGTGGTACTTATGACTTCGGTATGGCTAAAGCGCACGCTGCCTACGAATTGCTCAAAGGTGGTAACGGTACTACAGTTGCTTTGACTAAGAAAAACGTATGGATGATTGGTGCAACAGTACCAGTTGGTGCTGGCTCTATCATCGCTGATTACAGCCGTATCACTGATACAGTGAAATCTAACGCAAATGCAACTCAGTTTGCTTTGGGTTACACATACAGCTTGTCCAAGCGTACTAACCTGTACACTTCTTACTCACAAACTAAGAACGATACAGCAGCGAACTACAACGTTCTTGCAAATATAAAAGATCCAGTTACTGGCAAAGTTACTACTAGCTATAGCGGTAATTCAGACAAATTGTTCAACGTCGGTATCCGTCACGCTTTCTAATCAACTGCAGGCGTAAGCTTGCATTGATTTGATATAAAAAAAGGAGGGCTTTTTAGCCCTCCTTTTTTATTTTCTAAAATTTTTTTTTGTAGTGGAACTCTGCTTTGCTTGTGGACTCGAACAAGAGAGTATCTAATCTCAGGTGTGTGAACTGGGCATTGATATTTATTTTTGTCCCTAAAGGAGAGTTAGCATGAAACATTTCTTCATTGCTTTAATCGTCGCCACTACTTTTCCAACTGCCGTGTTTGCTGGCGTATCTAAAGTAAGCTGGCAAGCGCCCGATAAATTTACGGATATTCGGCCCGGCAATGAAAATCGAGATGCTTTTCAAAAGCGCTTGATGAGTGATTTTGAAGCCATGTTTGCCGACCTGGCAAAAAAGCTTCCAGATGATAACCAGTTAGAAGTCAATATCACCGATATCGATCTGGCTGGGGATGTGAACGCTGGCTACAGTATGGCGAGCCGCGATATCCGTATCGTGAAAGACCTGTATAGCCCGAGTATGCGTTTTACTTATACCTTGAAAAATCAAAAAGGCGATTTGCTCGCCTCGGGTACTGAGCAACTCAGAGATATGGGTTTTATGGCTAAAACCAAATCCTTAGTCAGCAACTCTGGCTTTCCGTATGAGGAGAGAATGTTGCGTGACTGGTTTGATGCGCAGCAGAAAAAGAAAATTTTCCCGACTCGCTAGCAGTTTGAAAGCAGAACTGCCTCAAGCGAGAGTAAACTGACTCTCAAAAAATACCGTAAATGATGCGATTAAACATGATTTACGGCATTTACAGATGATTCATAGACTGCGTAATTTAGTCTTTTTCGCCTAGCAATTGCCGCTTTAACTTTGGTGAAGCGCTATTGTCGCCTACCCAAATACGCATGATCGCCTGCATGGTTAAATCGTCTTTGAGGGGTTCGCCAATATGCTTGCCATTCGAGTAAAAAGAAGTGCCCTTGCTCTTATTCCATTCTATCGACATCACATCACCGACTTTCCAGTCGCCTACTGTGGCAAAGCCTTGACCCAGAGCCATTAACTGACTGAGTAATTGTATGCGCTCATCCTTGCTGGTGCTGGTACGCATGTCGGCCAGAAAGCGGCGGCTCATTAATTCACTTTCCACCGCTTTGATCATCACCAGTTTGAGACGGATAGGGCCGGGCGAGGCTAATAACTCGGCCTGGGTCGTCTTTTGTTTGGGCAGGTAATAGCCAATCGCAAAAATATTAACGCGGTTGATAACATGCACACCAGCGCCATTGAGTATCAGATTCTGGCCATCAACAACATACGATTCCTCCATATTGACACCATTGACATCCCTAGCGTGCGAGCTTGAAACCGCTGCGGCCATTAAGCATGTCGCTAATGCTACTGAGCTAGCTAGCTTTAGCGTGGTTTTTACAAGATTTTTTGTTCTCATGTCTCGCCCTCTAGGCAGGTGAAGTAATTTTATTTTTTTAAAACAGACGGCTAACCGTAACCAAGGCCATGTCGCCTTCTGGTCGGGCTTTCGCAGAAAATTCGCGGAAATATTTGACTTCAAGCTGTGTCTTTAAATCATCCGACAGATAACTCATCACTGGTCCCAATGATGTTACCCGAGCGCGGTTGCCATTCAGAATAGGCACGGCGCTGCTGCCGCTAGGATCTTTGTCATCGGTGGTTTGATTTATGTAGTAGCCCTGCAGGCCAGCTTTAATATTATTTGAAAACTGGTAAGTGCCTACGTATTCAAACTGCAAATACTGACCTGATTTGTAGTTGGTCGTGCGGTTGGCAGAGCTGATGTTGTAG from Undibacterium parvum includes these protein-coding regions:
- a CDS encoding porin yields the protein MKKSLLALALMGAFSGAALAQSSVTVYGVVDMGVVRDDNGTATKYSLDSGVQSGSRLGFKGTEDLGNGLKANFVLEMGVGVDTGASEKGTDFDKAQGKYVSNSSATFGRQAFVGLSGDFGAVNFGRQKSLTYVASESIDPFGAGLAGDMSRLFSTTNRFSNAAVYSTPKMSGFSASALYVFGEEAGNNSAKSVGSLSGTYSDGPVFASIVYEKAKDGQDPAATIANTGEKTLIGGTYDFGMAKAHAAYELLKGGNGTTVALTKKNVWMIGATVPVGAGSIIADYSRITDTVKSNANATQFALGYTYSLSKRTNLYTSYSQTKNDTAANYNVLANIKDPVTGKVTTSYSGNSDKLFNVGIRHAF
- a CDS encoding chalcone isomerase family protein; translated protein: MRTKNLVKTTLKLASSVALATCLMAAAVSSSHARDVNGVNMEESYVVDGQNLILNGAGVHVINRVNIFAIGYYLPKQKTTQAELLASPGPIRLKLVMIKAVESELMSRRFLADMRTSTSKDERIQLLSQLMALGQGFATVGDWKVGDVMSIEWNKSKGTSFYSNGKHIGEPLKDDLTMQAIMRIWVGDNSASPKLKRQLLGEKD
- a CDS encoding DUF3016 domain-containing protein; protein product: MKHFFIALIVATTFPTAVFAGVSKVSWQAPDKFTDIRPGNENRDAFQKRLMSDFEAMFADLAKKLPDDNQLEVNITDIDLAGDVNAGYSMASRDIRIVKDLYSPSMRFTYTLKNQKGDLLASGTEQLRDMGFMAKTKSLVSNSGFPYEERMLRDWFDAQQKKKIFPTR